A single genomic interval of Canis lupus dingo isolate Sandy chromosome 6, ASM325472v2, whole genome shotgun sequence harbors:
- the LRRC8C gene encoding volume-regulated anion channel subunit LRRC8C isoform X2 codes for MQDKIICLPKRVQPSQNHSSVSNVSQAVASTTPLPPPKPSPTNPATVEMKGLKTDLDLQQYSFINQMCYERALHWYAKYFPYLVLIHTLVFMLCSNFWFKFPGSSSKIEHFISILGKCFDSPWTTRALSEVSGEDSEEKDNRKNNMSRSNTIQSGPEGSLVNSQSLKSIPEKFVVDKSTAGALDKKEGEQAKALFEKVKKFRLHVEEGDILYAMYVRQTVLKVIKFLIIIAYNSALVSKVQFTVDCNVDIQDMTGYKNFSCNHTMAHLFSKLSFCYLCFVSIYGLTCLYTLYWLFYRSLREYSFEYVRQETGIDDIPDVKNDFAFMLHMIDQYDPLYSKRFAVFLSEVSENKLKQLNLNNEWTPDKLRQKLQTNAHNRLELPLIMLSGLPDTVFEITELQSLKLEIIKNVMIPATIAQLDNLQELSLHQCSVKIHSAALSFLKENLKVLSVKFDDMRELPPWMYGLRNLEELYLVGSLSHDISRNVTLESLRDLKSLKILSIKSNVSKIPQAVVDVSSHLQKMCIHNDGTKLVMLNNLKKMTNLTELELVHCDLERIPHAVFSLLSLQELDLKENNLKSIEEIVSFQHLRKLTVLKLWHNSITYIPEHIKKLTSLERLAFSHNKIEVLPSHLFLCNKIRYLDLSYNDIRFIPPEVGVLQSLQYFSITCNKVESLPDELYFCKKLKTLKIGKNSLSVLSPKIGNLLFLSYLDVKGNHFEILPPELGDCRALKRAGLVVEDALFETLPSDVREQMKAE; via the coding sequence ATGCAAGACAAGATAATCTGCCTTCCGAAAAGAGTTCAACCTTCTCAGAATCACTCTTCCGTTTCAAATGTCTCTCAAGCAGTTGCCAGCACCACCCCGCTGCCTCCCCCTAAACCATCTCCTACCAACCCCGCCACCGTGGAAATGAAAGGACTAAAGACAGATTTGGATCTTCAGCAGTACAGTTTCATAAACCAGATGTGTTATGAGCGAGCCCTCCACTGGTATGCCAAGTATTTCCCTTACCTTGTCCTCATCCATACCCTGGTCTTCATGCTCTGCAGCAACTTTTGGTTCAAATTCCCTGGCTCCAGCTCCAAAATAGAACATTTCATCTCCATCCTGGGCAAGTGTTTTGACTCTCCATGGACCACCCGGGCTTTATCAGAAGTGTCTGGGGAGGACTCAGAAGAGAAGGACAACAGGAAGAACAACATGAGCAGGTCCAACACCATCCAGTCTGGCCCAGAAGGCAGCCTGGTCAACTCTCAGTCCCTAAAGTCAATTCCCGAGAAGTTCGTGGTTGACAAATCCACTGCAGGAGCTCTGGATAAGAAGGAAGGGGAGCAAGCAAAGGCCTTGTTTGAGAAGGTAAAGAAGTTCAGGCTGCACGTAGAAGAAGGCGATATACTGTACGCTATGTATGTTCGCCAGACTGTCCTTAAGGTCATAAAATTCCTCATCATCATTGCCTATAATAGCGCCCTGGTCTCCAAGGTTCAGTTTACGGTGGACTGTAATGTCGACATTCAGGACATGACTGGATATAAGAACTTTTCTTGTAACCACACCATGGCACACTTGTTCTCCAAACTGTCCTTCTGCTACCTGTGTTTCGTAAGTATCTACGGATTGACGTGCCTTTATACCTTATATTGGCTGTTCTACCGTTCTCTACGGGAATACTCTTTCGAGTATGTCCGGCAGGAGACTGGAATTGATGATATTCCAGACGTGAAAAATGACTTTGCTTTTATGCTTCATATGATAGATCAGTACGACCCACTGTATTCCAAGAGATTTGCGGTGTTCCTGTCGGAAGTGAGCGAGAACAAATTAAAACAGCTGAACTTAAATAACGAGTGGACTCCCGACAAACTGAGGCAGAAGCTACAGACGAACGCCCACAACCGGCTGGAACTGCCTCTGATCATGCTCTCTGGCCTTCCAGACACAGTTTTTGAGATCACGGAGTTGCAGTCTCTCAAGCTTGAAATCATCAAGAACGTGATGATACCCGCCACCATCGCGCAGCTGGACAATCTCCAGGAGCTCTCGCTGCACCAGTGCTCTGTCAAGATCCACAGCGCAGCCCTCTCTTTCCTGAAGGAAAACCTCAAGGTCTTGAGCGTCAAGTTTGATGATATGAGGGAGCTGCCCCCCTGGATGTATGGGCTCCGGAATCTGGAAGAGCTCTATCTGGTTGGCTCTCTAAGTCATGATATTTCCAGAAATGTCACTCTTGAGTCTCTGCGGGATCTCAAAAGCCTTAAAATCCTCTCAATCAAAAGCAACGTTTCCAAAATCCCCCAGGCAGTGGTGGACGTTTCCAGCCACCTCCAGAAGATGTGCATACATAACGACGGCACCAAGCTGGTGATGCTCAACAACTTAAAGAAGATGACCAATCTGACAGAGCTGGAGCTGGTCCACTGCGACCTGGAACGCATTCCCCACGCCGTGTTCAGCCTGCTGAGCCTCCAGGAACTGGACCTCAAAGAGAATAACCTGAAATCTATAGAAGAAATCGTTAGCTTCCAGCACTTGAGGAAGTTGACAGTGCTAAAACTGTGGCACAACAGCATCACCTACATCCCAGAGCATATAAAGAAACTCACCAGCCTGGAGCGCCTGGCCTTCAGCCACAACAAAATAGAGGTGCTGCCCTCCCATCTCTTCCTATGCAACAAAATCCGATACTTGGACTTGTCCTACAATGACATTCGGTTCATCCCACCGGAGGTCGGAGTCCTACAGAGTTTACAGTATTTTTCCATCACGTGTAACAAAGTGGAGAGCCTTCCAGATGAACTCTATTTCTGCAAGAAACTTAAAACCCTGAAGATTGGGAAAAACAGCCTATCGGTACTCTCACCGAAAATTGGaaacttattatttctttcctatttagaCGTGAAGGGCAATCACTTTGAAATCCTCCCTCCCGAACTGGGCGACTGCCGGGCCCTGAAGCGAGCCGGGCTCGTGGTGGAGGATGCTCTGTTTGAAACTCTGCCTTCCGACGTCCGGGAGCAAATGAAAGCAGAATAA
- the LRRC8C gene encoding volume-regulated anion channel subunit LRRC8C isoform X1, producing the protein MIPVTEFRQFSEQQPAFRVLKPWWDVFTDYLSVAMLMIGVFGCTLQVMQDKIICLPKRVQPSQNHSSVSNVSQAVASTTPLPPPKPSPTNPATVEMKGLKTDLDLQQYSFINQMCYERALHWYAKYFPYLVLIHTLVFMLCSNFWFKFPGSSSKIEHFISILGKCFDSPWTTRALSEVSGEDSEEKDNRKNNMSRSNTIQSGPEGSLVNSQSLKSIPEKFVVDKSTAGALDKKEGEQAKALFEKVKKFRLHVEEGDILYAMYVRQTVLKVIKFLIIIAYNSALVSKVQFTVDCNVDIQDMTGYKNFSCNHTMAHLFSKLSFCYLCFVSIYGLTCLYTLYWLFYRSLREYSFEYVRQETGIDDIPDVKNDFAFMLHMIDQYDPLYSKRFAVFLSEVSENKLKQLNLNNEWTPDKLRQKLQTNAHNRLELPLIMLSGLPDTVFEITELQSLKLEIIKNVMIPATIAQLDNLQELSLHQCSVKIHSAALSFLKENLKVLSVKFDDMRELPPWMYGLRNLEELYLVGSLSHDISRNVTLESLRDLKSLKILSIKSNVSKIPQAVVDVSSHLQKMCIHNDGTKLVMLNNLKKMTNLTELELVHCDLERIPHAVFSLLSLQELDLKENNLKSIEEIVSFQHLRKLTVLKLWHNSITYIPEHIKKLTSLERLAFSHNKIEVLPSHLFLCNKIRYLDLSYNDIRFIPPEVGVLQSLQYFSITCNKVESLPDELYFCKKLKTLKIGKNSLSVLSPKIGNLLFLSYLDVKGNHFEILPPELGDCRALKRAGLVVEDALFETLPSDVREQMKAE; encoded by the coding sequence GTCATGCAAGACAAGATAATCTGCCTTCCGAAAAGAGTTCAACCTTCTCAGAATCACTCTTCCGTTTCAAATGTCTCTCAAGCAGTTGCCAGCACCACCCCGCTGCCTCCCCCTAAACCATCTCCTACCAACCCCGCCACCGTGGAAATGAAAGGACTAAAGACAGATTTGGATCTTCAGCAGTACAGTTTCATAAACCAGATGTGTTATGAGCGAGCCCTCCACTGGTATGCCAAGTATTTCCCTTACCTTGTCCTCATCCATACCCTGGTCTTCATGCTCTGCAGCAACTTTTGGTTCAAATTCCCTGGCTCCAGCTCCAAAATAGAACATTTCATCTCCATCCTGGGCAAGTGTTTTGACTCTCCATGGACCACCCGGGCTTTATCAGAAGTGTCTGGGGAGGACTCAGAAGAGAAGGACAACAGGAAGAACAACATGAGCAGGTCCAACACCATCCAGTCTGGCCCAGAAGGCAGCCTGGTCAACTCTCAGTCCCTAAAGTCAATTCCCGAGAAGTTCGTGGTTGACAAATCCACTGCAGGAGCTCTGGATAAGAAGGAAGGGGAGCAAGCAAAGGCCTTGTTTGAGAAGGTAAAGAAGTTCAGGCTGCACGTAGAAGAAGGCGATATACTGTACGCTATGTATGTTCGCCAGACTGTCCTTAAGGTCATAAAATTCCTCATCATCATTGCCTATAATAGCGCCCTGGTCTCCAAGGTTCAGTTTACGGTGGACTGTAATGTCGACATTCAGGACATGACTGGATATAAGAACTTTTCTTGTAACCACACCATGGCACACTTGTTCTCCAAACTGTCCTTCTGCTACCTGTGTTTCGTAAGTATCTACGGATTGACGTGCCTTTATACCTTATATTGGCTGTTCTACCGTTCTCTACGGGAATACTCTTTCGAGTATGTCCGGCAGGAGACTGGAATTGATGATATTCCAGACGTGAAAAATGACTTTGCTTTTATGCTTCATATGATAGATCAGTACGACCCACTGTATTCCAAGAGATTTGCGGTGTTCCTGTCGGAAGTGAGCGAGAACAAATTAAAACAGCTGAACTTAAATAACGAGTGGACTCCCGACAAACTGAGGCAGAAGCTACAGACGAACGCCCACAACCGGCTGGAACTGCCTCTGATCATGCTCTCTGGCCTTCCAGACACAGTTTTTGAGATCACGGAGTTGCAGTCTCTCAAGCTTGAAATCATCAAGAACGTGATGATACCCGCCACCATCGCGCAGCTGGACAATCTCCAGGAGCTCTCGCTGCACCAGTGCTCTGTCAAGATCCACAGCGCAGCCCTCTCTTTCCTGAAGGAAAACCTCAAGGTCTTGAGCGTCAAGTTTGATGATATGAGGGAGCTGCCCCCCTGGATGTATGGGCTCCGGAATCTGGAAGAGCTCTATCTGGTTGGCTCTCTAAGTCATGATATTTCCAGAAATGTCACTCTTGAGTCTCTGCGGGATCTCAAAAGCCTTAAAATCCTCTCAATCAAAAGCAACGTTTCCAAAATCCCCCAGGCAGTGGTGGACGTTTCCAGCCACCTCCAGAAGATGTGCATACATAACGACGGCACCAAGCTGGTGATGCTCAACAACTTAAAGAAGATGACCAATCTGACAGAGCTGGAGCTGGTCCACTGCGACCTGGAACGCATTCCCCACGCCGTGTTCAGCCTGCTGAGCCTCCAGGAACTGGACCTCAAAGAGAATAACCTGAAATCTATAGAAGAAATCGTTAGCTTCCAGCACTTGAGGAAGTTGACAGTGCTAAAACTGTGGCACAACAGCATCACCTACATCCCAGAGCATATAAAGAAACTCACCAGCCTGGAGCGCCTGGCCTTCAGCCACAACAAAATAGAGGTGCTGCCCTCCCATCTCTTCCTATGCAACAAAATCCGATACTTGGACTTGTCCTACAATGACATTCGGTTCATCCCACCGGAGGTCGGAGTCCTACAGAGTTTACAGTATTTTTCCATCACGTGTAACAAAGTGGAGAGCCTTCCAGATGAACTCTATTTCTGCAAGAAACTTAAAACCCTGAAGATTGGGAAAAACAGCCTATCGGTACTCTCACCGAAAATTGGaaacttattatttctttcctatttagaCGTGAAGGGCAATCACTTTGAAATCCTCCCTCCCGAACTGGGCGACTGCCGGGCCCTGAAGCGAGCCGGGCTCGTGGTGGAGGATGCTCTGTTTGAAACTCTGCCTTCCGACGTCCGGGAGCAAATGAAAGCAGAATAA